Proteins encoded together in one Phyllostomus discolor isolate MPI-MPIP mPhyDis1 chromosome 6, mPhyDis1.pri.v3, whole genome shotgun sequence window:
- the LOC114499595 gene encoding interferon-induced transmembrane protein 1-like gives MTKEEHEVAVLGAPQGSRPVMSTVVNIQPETAVPDHIVWSLFNTLFFNVCCLGFVAFTYSVKSRDRKMVKDVIGAQSYASTAKCLNIAALVLGLLGTIGFIVLLVFLVPAVYHAVGQSMWGRRGY, from the exons ATGACCAAGGAGGAACACGAGGTGGCCGTGCTGGGAGCGCCCCAGGGATCAAGACCTGTGATGTCCACCGTGGTCAACATCCAGCCTGAGACGGCCGTGCCCGACCACATCGTCTGGTCCCTGTTCAACACGCTCTTCTTCAACGTCTGCTGCCTGGGCTTCGTGGCGTTCACCTACTCCGTGAAG tccagggACCGGAAGATGGTGAAGGACGTGATTGGGGCCCAGAGCTACGCATCCACCGCCAAGTGCCTGAACATTGCGGCCCTGGTCCTGGGCCTCCTCGGGACCATAGGATTCATCGTCCTTCTGGTGTTTCTGGTGCCGGCAGTCTATCATGCAGTAGGGCAGAGCATGTGGGGCCGCAGAGGCTACTAG
- the LOC114499967 gene encoding interferon-induced transmembrane protein 3-like isoform X1 yields MSRTSQRFFTGPHAGVPPSYEMLKEEHEVAVLGAPQISVPVTTTVVNIQPETAVPDHIVWSLFNTLFFNVCCLGFVAFAYSVKSRDRKMVGDVIGARSYASTAKCLNVCALVLGLLGTIGSIVLLVLVVLPAFYRVIAQGMQGGGGY; encoded by the exons ATGAGCCGCACTTCCCAGCGCTTCTTCACGGGCCCCCACGCCGGAGTCCCCCCATCCTACGAGATGCTCAAGGAGGAGCACGAGGTGGCCGTGCTGGGGGCTCCGCAGATCTCAGTGCCCGTGACAACCACCGTGGTCAACATCCAGCCTGAGACCGCCGTGCCCGACCACATCGTCTGGTCCCTGTTCAACACGCTCTTCTTCAACGTCTGCTGCCTGGGCTTCGTGGCCTTCGCCTACTCCGtgaag tccagggACCGGAAGATGGTGGGCGACGTGATTGGGGCCCGGAGCTACGCGTCCACCGCCAAGTGCCTGAACGTGTGTGCCCTGGTCCTGGGCCTCCTCGGGACCATAGGATCCATCGTCCTTCTGG TGTTGGTGGTGTTGCCGGCATTCTATCGTGTAATAGCACAGggcatgcagggtggaggaggctATTAG
- the LOC114499967 gene encoding interferon-induced transmembrane protein 3-like isoform X2: MSRTSQRFFTGPHAGVPPSYEMLKEEHEVAVLGAPQISVPVTTTVVNIQPETAVPDHIVWSLFNTLFFNVCCLGFVAFAYSVKSRDRKMVGDVIGARSYASTAKCLNVCALVLGLLGTIGSIVLLVFLVPAVYQAIAQAASSHPGY; encoded by the exons ATGAGCCGCACTTCCCAGCGCTTCTTCACGGGCCCCCACGCCGGAGTCCCCCCATCCTACGAGATGCTCAAGGAGGAGCACGAGGTGGCCGTGCTGGGGGCTCCGCAGATCTCAGTGCCCGTGACAACCACCGTGGTCAACATCCAGCCTGAGACCGCCGTGCCCGACCACATCGTCTGGTCCCTGTTCAACACGCTCTTCTTCAACGTCTGCTGCCTGGGCTTCGTGGCCTTCGCCTACTCCGtgaag tccagggACCGGAAGATGGTGGGCGACGTGATTGGGGCCCGGAGCTACGCGTCCACCGCCAAGTGCCTGAACGTGTGTGCCCTGGTCCTGGGCCTCCTCGGGACCATAGGATCCATCGTCCTTCTGGTGTTTCTGGTGCCGGCAGTCTATCAAGCAATAGCGCAGGCCGCAAGCAGCCACCCAGGCTACTAG
- the LOC114499967 gene encoding interferon-induced transmembrane protein 3-like isoform X4: protein MSRTSQRFFTGPHAGVPPSYEMLKEEHEVAVLGAPQISAPVTTTVVNIQPETAVPDHIVWSLFNTVFFNVCCLGVVAFAYSVKARDRKMVGDVIGAQSYASTAKSLNIAALVLGILGTIGSIVLLLVVLPAFYRVIAQGMQGGGGY from the exons ATGAGCCGCACTTCCCAGCGCTTCTTCACGGGCCCCCACGCCGGAGTCCCCCCATCCTACGAGATGCTCAAG GAGGAGCACGAGGTGGCCGTGCTGGGGGCTCCGCAGATCTCAGCGCCCGTGACAACCACCGTGGTCAACATCCAGCCTGAGACCGCCGTGCCCGACCACATCGTCTGGTCCCTGTTCAACACGGTCTTCTTCAACGTCTGCTGCCTGGGCGTCGTGGCGTTCGCCTACTCCGTgaag GCCAGGGACCGGAAGATGGTGGGCGACGTGATTGGGGCCCAGAGCTACGCGTCCACCGCCAAGTCCCTGAACATCGCAGCCCTGGTCCTAGGCATCCTTGGGACCATAGGATCCATTGTTCTTCTGTTGGTGGTGTTGCCGGCATTCTATCGTGTAATAGCACAGggcatgcagggtggaggaggctATTAG
- the LOC114499967 gene encoding interferon-induced transmembrane protein 3-like isoform X3: MSGTSQHFFTGPHAQVPPSYDVVKEEHEVAVLGAPQISAPVTTTVVNIQPETAVPDHIVWSLFNTVFFNVCCLGVVAFAYSVKARDRKMVGDVIGAQSYASTAKSLNIAALVLGILGTIGSIVLLLVVLPAFYRVIAQGMQGGGGY, from the exons ATGAGCGGCACTTCCCAGCACTTCTTCACTGGCCCCCACGCCCAGGTCCCCCCATCCTACGATGTGGTCAAGGAGGAGCACGAGGTGGCCGTGCTGGGGGCTCCGCAGATCTCAGCGCCCGTGACAACCACCGTGGTCAACATCCAGCCTGAGACCGCCGTGCCCGACCACATCGTCTGGTCCCTGTTCAACACGGTCTTCTTCAACGTCTGCTGCCTGGGCGTCGTGGCGTTCGCCTACTCCGTgaag GCCAGGGACCGGAAGATGGTGGGCGACGTGATTGGGGCCCAGAGCTACGCGTCCACCGCCAAGTCCCTGAACATCGCAGCCCTGGTCCTAGGCATCCTTGGGACCATAGGATCCATTGTTCTTCTGTTGGTGGTGTTGCCGGCATTCTATCGTGTAATAGCACAGggcatgcagggtggaggaggctATTAG
- the LOC114499967 gene encoding interferon-induced transmembrane protein 3-like isoform X5, translating to MSRTSQRFFTGPHAGVPPSYEMLKEEHEVAVLGAPQISVPVTTTVVNIQPETAVPDHIVWSLFNTLFFNVCCLGFVAFAYSVKARDRKMVGDVIGAQSYASTAKSLNIAALVLGILGTIGSIVLLLVVLPAFYRVIAQGMQGGGGY from the exons ATGAGCCGCACTTCCCAGCGCTTCTTCACGGGCCCCCACGCCGGAGTCCCCCCATCCTACGAGATGCTCAAGGAGGAGCACGAGGTGGCCGTGCTGGGGGCTCCGCAGATCTCAGTGCCCGTGACAACCACCGTGGTCAACATCCAGCCTGAGACCGCCGTGCCCGACCACATCGTCTGGTCCCTGTTCAACACGCTCTTCTTCAACGTCTGCTGCCTGGGCTTCGTGGCCTTCGCCTACTCCGtgaag GCCAGGGACCGGAAGATGGTGGGCGACGTGATTGGGGCCCAGAGCTACGCGTCCACCGCCAAGTCCCTGAACATCGCAGCCCTGGTCCTAGGCATCCTTGGGACCATAGGATCCATTGTTCTTCTGTTGGTGGTGTTGCCGGCATTCTATCGTGTAATAGCACAGggcatgcagggtggaggaggctATTAG